In the Pungitius pungitius chromosome 5, fPunPun2.1, whole genome shotgun sequence genome, one interval contains:
- the LOC119224528 gene encoding cAMP-specific 3',5'-cyclic phosphodiesterase 4D produces the protein MPEVNYLLSVSWGYIKFKRMLNRELTHLSEMSRSGNQVSEFISSTFLDKQHEVEMPTPQTQKEKEKKNKPMSQIIGVKKLQHSSSLTNSNIPRFGVKSETEEELAKELEHVNKWGRNVFKIAEFSGNRPLTVMMYTIFQERDLLKTFKIPLDTFITYLMTLEDHYHGDVAYHNNIHAADVTQSTHVLLSTPALEAVFTDLEILAAIFASAIHDVDHPGVSNQFLINTNSELALMYNDSSVLENHHLAVGFKLLQEENCDIFQNLNKKQRQSLRKMVIDIVLATDMSKHMNLLADLKTMVETKKVTSSGVLLLDNYSDRIQVLQNMVHCADLSNPTKPLQLYRQWTDRIMDEFFSQGDRERERGMEISPMCDKHNASVEKSQVGFIDYIVHPLWETWADLVHPDAQDILDTLEDNREWYQSTIPQSPSPALDDPEDGSRPPGGDKFQFELTLEEDGESDTEKDSGSQPEEEEEEEEEDDDDEEEEDDEDEENSCTDSKTLCTQDSESTEIPLDEQVGEDEGEEEEEEVVTEEGETSCSQPRAVEEEVAAQWEEGAEAPHT, from the exons ATGCCTGAAGTTAATTATCTGCTCTCTGTGTCCTGGGGATATATAAAG TTCAAGAGGATGTTGAACAGGGAGCTGACTCACCTATCAGAGATGAGCCGCTCTGGGAACCAGGTGTCGGAGTTCATCTCCAGCACCTTCCTGG ACAAACAACACGAAGTGGAGATGCCAACCCCGCAGACgcaaaaggagaaggagaagaagaacaagccCATGTCTCAGATCATCGGGGTGAAAAAGCTGCAGCACTCCTCCAGCCTCACCAACTCTAACATCCCTCGCTTCGGAGTCAAGtccgagacggaggaggaactgGCTAAG GAACTCGAGCATGTGAATAAATGGGGCCGTAACGTTTTTAAAATCGCAGAGTTCTCTGGGAATCGGCCCCTGACAGTCATGATGTACACTATATTCCAG GAGAGGGACTtgctgaaaacatttaaaattccACTTGACACCTTCATAACCTACCTGATGACCTTAGAAGACCATTATCACGGGGATGTGGCCTACCATAACAACATTCACGCTGCCGACGTCACCCAGTCCACTCACGTGCTTCTGTCCACCCCTGCCCTGGAG gcTGTGTTCACAGACCTTGAGATCCTAGCTGCCATCTTTGCCAGTGCAATTCACGACGTGGACCATCCCGGTGTCTCCAACCAGTTCCTCATCAACACCA ATTCAGAGCTAGCGTTGATGTACAATGACTCGTCGGTGTTGGAGAACCACCATCTAGCAGTTGGCTTCAAGCTTCTACAAGAGGAGAACTGTGACATCTTCCAGAatctgaacaaaaaacaaagacaatcgTTGCGAAAGATGGTCATTGACATT GTGCTAGCAACCGACATGTCCAAGCACATGAACCTACTGGCTGATCTGAAAACTATGGTGGAAACCAAGAAGGTGACCAGCTCTGGTGTCTTGCTGCTAGACAACTACTCCGACAGGATACAG GTTCTCCAGAACATGGTGCACTGTGCCGATTTGAGCAACCCCACTAAGCCTCTGCAGCTGTATCGGCAGTGGACGGACCGCATCATGGATGAGTTCTTCAGCCAGGGGGACCGAGAGAGGGAGCGGGGCATGGAGATCAGTCCTATGTGTGACAAACACAATGCCTCGGTAGAAAAGAGCCAG GTTGGTTTCATAGACTACATTGTTCACCCTTTGTGGGAGACCTGGGCTGACCTGGTCCACCCGGATGCCCAGGACATCCTGGACACGTTAGAAGACAACAGGGAGTGGTACCAAAGCACCATCCCCCAAAGCCCCTCTCCGGCCCTGGACGACCCCGAGGACGGCAGTCGGCCCCCAGGGGGGGACAAGTTCCAATTTGAGCTCACcctggaggaggacggggagtCGGACACTGAAAAAGACAGCGGCAGCCagccggaggaggaagaggaggaggaggaggaggatgatgacgacgaggaggaagaagatgacgAAGACGAGGAAAACAGCTGTACTGACTCTAAAACGCTGTGTACGCAGGACTCTGAATCCACAGAGATTCCTTTGGACGAACAGGTtggggaggatgaaggagaggaggaggaggaggaggtggtaaCGGAAGAGGGAGAGACCTCCTGTTCACAGCCGcgtgctgtggaggaggaggtggcagcGCAGTGGGAGGAGGGAGCGGAAGCCCCCCACACATAG
- the rab3c gene encoding ras-related protein Rab-3C isoform X1, whose amino-acid sequence MDLYGKMAATQDVKGKGEGGDQNFDYMFKLLIIGNSSVGKTSFLFRYADDAFTSAFVSTVGIDFKVKTVYKNDKRIKLQIWDTAGQERYRTITTAYYRGAMGFILMYDITNEESFGAVQDWSTQIKTYSWDNAQVVLAGNKCDMEEERVVSVDSGRLLAEQLGFEFFETSAKDNVNVKQTFERLVDLICDKMSESLDSDPAVTTGAPTAKLTDSAPPLQQPGCNC is encoded by the exons ATGGATTTGTACGGGAAG atggcTGCCACTCAGGATGTGAAagggaagggagaggggggggaccaAAACTTTGACTACATGTTCAAGCTGCTCATCATCGGCAACAGCAGCGTGGGCAAAACGTCTTTCCTTTTCCGCTACGCCGACGACGCCTTCACTTCGGCCTTCGTCAGCACAGTGGGCATCGACTTCAAAGTCAAGACGGTCTACAAGAATGACAAGAGGATCAAACTGCAGATCTGG GACACGGCGGGCCAGGAGCGCTACAGGACCATCACCACGGCCTACTACCGCGGGGCGATGGGCTTCATCCTAATGTACGACATCACCAACGAGGAGTCCTTCGGCGCCGTGCAGGACTG GTCAACACAGATAAAAACCTACTCGTGGGACAATGCCCAGGTGGTGCTGGCTGGGAATAAGTGCGatatggaggaggagagagtggtCTCAGTGGACAGTGGCAGACTGCTGGCAGAACAGTTGG GGTTCGAATTCTTCGAGACCAGCGCCAAGGACAACGTCAACGTGAAGCAGACCTTTGAGCGTCTCGTCGACCTCATTTGCGACAAGATGTCCGAGAGCCTGGACTCGGACCCGGCCGTCACCACGGGGGCTCCCACTGCCAAACTCACGGACAGCGCTCCGCCCCTCCAGCAGCCCGGGTGCAACTGTTAG
- the plk2b gene encoding serine/threonine-protein kinase PLK2b, which yields MEVQRNTAPQQTNSSSMSEPRRKRMDERSAPSEMSRIITDPATGKCYCRGKVLGKGGFAKCYEMTDLSTSKVYAAKIIPHARVSKPHQREKIDREIELHRALHHKHIVHFYHHFEDKENIYILLEYCSRKSLAHILKARKVLTEPEVRYYLRQIVSGLKYLHEQEILHRDLKLGNFFVSESMELKVGDFGLAAKLEPAGNRRKTICGTPNYLSPEVLNKQGHGCESDIWALGCVMYTMLLGRPPFETTNLKETYRCIREARYSLPSSLSPPSKQLITSLLAKIPEDRPNLDHILRHDFFTQGFSPERLPASCCHSAPDFHVSSPAKSFFKKAAAALFGGKRDKVKYYETLNKLTKEEEEIYKLQHDLERTVISQQQSKKIPESGSPLPPSAESPVVLATQSQSPTTQDTIRLIVRGSLGSCSSSSECLEDSTTGSVAETVASVLRGCLENMPQADDIPQGSSTCSLQWVTKWVDYSNKYGFGYQLSDYTVGVLFNNGTHMSLLPDRKTIHYYAELGQRSVFPTCEVPEHFVGQVTVLKYFSHYMEENLMDGGDLGSMTDAHMPRLYLLQWLKSDRALMMLFNDGTFQINFYHDHTKIILCCQRDEYMLTYINEDRVSKTFKLSSLLTSGCPTDLRERMVYSLNMLLQRCS from the exons ATGGAAGTACAGAGAAACACCGCGCCCCAACAGacgaacagcagcagcatgagtGAACCACGGCGGAAGAGAATGGATGAGCGCAGTGCGCCCTCGGAGATGTCCAGGATAATCACTGACCCGGCCACTGGGAAGTGCTACTGCCGTGGGAAAGTTTTGGGAAAG GGAGGGTTCGCGAAATGCTACGAGATGACCGACCTCTCCACCAGCAAAGTTTACGCGGCCAAAATCATCCCGCACGCACGCGTCTCCAAACCTCACCAACGAGAGAAG ATTGACCGAGAAATTGAACTGCACCGTGCACTGCACCACAAGCACATTGTGCACTTTTATCACCACTTTGAGGACAAGGAGAACATCTACATCCTGCTGGAATACTGCAGTAGAAAA tCTTTGGCCCACATCCTGAAAGCTCGCAAAGTGCTTACTGAGCCGGAAGTGCGTTATTATCTAAGACAGATTGTATCTGGACTGAAGTACCTGCATGAACAAGAGATCCTGCACAGAGACCTGAAACTAG GTAACTTCTTTGTGAGTGAGTCGATGGAGCTGAAGGTCGGCGACTTTGGTCTCGCTGCCAAGTTGGAGCCGGCGGGAAACCGGAGGAAGACGATCTGTGGAACTCCCAACTACCTGTCCCCCGAGGTGCTCAACAAGCAGGGACACGGCTGTGAATCAGACATCTGGGCCTTGGGCTGTGTGAT gtacACCATGCTGCTGGGGAGACCACCATTTGAAACCACCAACCTGAAGGAGACGTACAGGTGCATTAGAGAGGCGCGTTATTCCCTGCCCTCCTCCCTGTCACCACCGTCTAAGCAGCTAATCACCAGCCTGCTCGCCAAGATCCCAGAAGACAGGCCTAACCTGGACCACATTCTGAGGCACGACTTCTTCACCCAG GGCTTCAGTCCCGAGCGTCTGCCGGCGAGCTGTTGCCATTCAGCGCCAGATTTCCACGTCTCGAGTCCCGCCAAGAGCTTCTTCAAGAAAGCTGCCGCTGCGCTCTTTGGGGGGAAGAGAGACAAGGTCAAATACTACGAGACTCTGA ATAAGCTaaccaaagaggaagaagaaatctACAAACTGCAGCACGACCTGGAGAGAACCGTCATCAGCCAACAGCAGAGCAAAAAGATTCCAGAG AGTGGAAGTCCACTTCCGCCATCTGCAGAGAGCCCCGTTGTCCTGGCAACGCAGAGCCAGTCCCCGACGACGCAAGACACCATCCGTCTCATCGTCAGGGGGAGTCtggggagctgcagcagcagcagcgaat GCCTGGAAGACAGCACCACAGGGAGTGTTGCTGAGACCGTTGCAAGCGTGTTGAGGGGATGCCTGGAGAATATGCCCCAAG CCGACGACATTCCTCAGGGCTCCAGCACCTGTAGCCTTCAATGGGTGACTAAATGGGTGGACTACTCCAACAAGTACGGCTTCGGCTATCAATTGTCTGATTATACCGTGGGAGTTCTCTTCAACAACGGCACTCACATGAGCCTCCTGCCAGACAGAAA GACCATCCATTACTATGCAGAGTTGGGCCAGCGCTCTGTCTTCCCCACCTGTGAGGTCCCTGAACACTTTGTGGGCCAGGTGACTGTGCTCAAATACTTTTCCCACTACATGGAGGAGAACCTCATGGAC GGTGGGGACCTGGGCAGTATGACGGATGCACACATGCCCAGACTCTATCTCCTGCAGTGGCTCAAGTCCGACCGCGCCCTCATGATGCTCTTTAACGACGGCACTTTCCAG ATCAACTTTTACCACGACCACACCAAGATCATCCTGTGTTGCCAGAGGGATGAGTACATGCTGACGTACATCAACGAGGACCGTGTCTCCAAAACCTTCAAGCTCAGCTCCCTGCTGACGTCCGGGTGCCCCACCGACCTGCGCGAACGCATGGTCTACTCACTCAACATGCTTCTGCAGAGGTGCAGCTAA
- the rab3c gene encoding ras-related protein Rab-3C isoform X2 gives MAATQDVKGKGEGGDQNFDYMFKLLIIGNSSVGKTSFLFRYADDAFTSAFVSTVGIDFKVKTVYKNDKRIKLQIWDTAGQERYRTITTAYYRGAMGFILMYDITNEESFGAVQDWSTQIKTYSWDNAQVVLAGNKCDMEEERVVSVDSGRLLAEQLGFEFFETSAKDNVNVKQTFERLVDLICDKMSESLDSDPAVTTGAPTAKLTDSAPPLQQPGCNC, from the exons atggcTGCCACTCAGGATGTGAAagggaagggagaggggggggaccaAAACTTTGACTACATGTTCAAGCTGCTCATCATCGGCAACAGCAGCGTGGGCAAAACGTCTTTCCTTTTCCGCTACGCCGACGACGCCTTCACTTCGGCCTTCGTCAGCACAGTGGGCATCGACTTCAAAGTCAAGACGGTCTACAAGAATGACAAGAGGATCAAACTGCAGATCTGG GACACGGCGGGCCAGGAGCGCTACAGGACCATCACCACGGCCTACTACCGCGGGGCGATGGGCTTCATCCTAATGTACGACATCACCAACGAGGAGTCCTTCGGCGCCGTGCAGGACTG GTCAACACAGATAAAAACCTACTCGTGGGACAATGCCCAGGTGGTGCTGGCTGGGAATAAGTGCGatatggaggaggagagagtggtCTCAGTGGACAGTGGCAGACTGCTGGCAGAACAGTTGG GGTTCGAATTCTTCGAGACCAGCGCCAAGGACAACGTCAACGTGAAGCAGACCTTTGAGCGTCTCGTCGACCTCATTTGCGACAAGATGTCCGAGAGCCTGGACTCGGACCCGGCCGTCACCACGGGGGCTCCCACTGCCAAACTCACGGACAGCGCTCCGCCCCTCCAGCAGCCCGGGTGCAACTGTTAG